A genomic region of Pseudomonas sp. MPC6 contains the following coding sequences:
- a CDS encoding glucan biosynthesis protein D has translation MHRRNLLKASMAIAAYTGLSATGLLAARAWAGNGAADGEAQAFDFEALKIQAKQLAGNRYQDTKQVLPPTLATMTPQNFNAIRYDGNHSLWKDLNGQLDVQFFHVGMGFKQPVRMYSVDPKTRQAREVHFRPSLFNYEKTTVDTKQLTGDLGFSGFKLFKAPELDRHDVLSFLGASYFRAVDASGQYGLSARGLAIDTYAKKREEFPDFTKFWFETPGKDSTRFVVYALLDSPSATGAYRFDIDCQAERVVMEIDAHINARTTIEQLGIAPMTSMFSCGTHERRMCDTIHPQIHDSDRLAMWRGNGEWICRPLNNPATLQFNAFADTDPKGFGLVQTDHEFANYQDTVDWYSKRPSLWVEPTTAWGEGSIDLLEIPTTGETLDNIVAFWTPKKPVAAGDSLNYGYKLYWSALPPVSTPLARVNATRSGMGGFIEGWAPGEHYPEVWARRFAVDFTGGGLDRLPEGTGIEPVITCSNGEVKDFNVLVLDAIKGYRITFDWYPTNDSVAPVELRLFIRTNDRTLSETWLYQYFPPAPEKRKYT, from the coding sequence ATGCATCGCAGGAATTTGCTCAAAGCGTCCATGGCCATCGCGGCTTATACCGGTCTATCGGCCACTGGCCTGCTGGCCGCTCGAGCCTGGGCCGGTAACGGCGCGGCGGATGGAGAAGCTCAGGCGTTCGATTTCGAAGCCCTGAAGATCCAGGCCAAACAACTCGCCGGTAACCGCTATCAGGACACCAAACAGGTGCTGCCGCCGACCCTGGCGACCATGACCCCGCAGAACTTCAACGCAATCCGCTATGACGGCAACCACTCCCTGTGGAAAGACCTGAACGGTCAACTGGATGTGCAGTTCTTCCACGTCGGCATGGGTTTCAAACAGCCGGTGCGCATGTACAGCGTCGACCCCAAGACGCGCCAGGCGCGCGAGGTGCATTTCCGCCCGTCCCTGTTCAACTATGAAAAAACCACGGTCGACACCAAGCAACTCACCGGCGACCTGGGCTTTTCCGGGTTCAAGCTGTTCAAGGCCCCGGAGCTGGACCGGCATGACGTGTTGTCCTTCCTCGGCGCCAGTTATTTCCGCGCGGTAGACGCCTCTGGCCAGTACGGTCTGTCGGCCCGCGGCCTGGCGATCGATACCTATGCCAAAAAGCGTGAGGAATTCCCGGACTTCACCAAGTTCTGGTTCGAGACGCCGGGCAAGGACAGCACCCGTTTCGTGGTCTATGCGCTGCTGGATTCGCCGAGCGCCACCGGCGCCTACCGTTTCGACATCGATTGCCAGGCCGAACGCGTGGTGATGGAGATCGATGCTCACATCAATGCGCGCACCACCATCGAACAGCTGGGCATCGCGCCGATGACCAGCATGTTCAGCTGCGGCACCCATGAGCGGCGGATGTGCGACACCATTCATCCGCAAATCCACGACTCCGATCGCCTGGCGATGTGGCGTGGTAATGGCGAGTGGATCTGCCGCCCGTTGAACAACCCGGCCACCCTGCAATTCAACGCCTTCGCCGACACCGATCCAAAAGGTTTCGGCCTGGTACAGACCGATCACGAGTTCGCCAACTATCAGGATACCGTCGACTGGTATAGCAAGCGCCCAAGCCTGTGGGTAGAACCTACGACTGCATGGGGCGAAGGCTCGATCGATCTGTTGGAAATTCCTACGACCGGCGAAACCCTCGATAACATCGTCGCCTTCTGGACCCCGAAAAAACCGGTGGCGGCCGGCGACTCGCTGAACTACGGCTACAAGCTGTACTGGAGCGCATTGCCACCGGTGAGTACGCCGCTGGCGCGGGTCAACGCGACCCGTTCGGGCATGGGCGGCTTCATCGAAGGCTGGGCGCCTGGCGAACATTACCCGGAAGTCTGGGCACGCCGGTTTGCCGTGGACTTCACGGGCGGCGGTCTTGATCGCTTGCCGGAGGGTACGGGGATCGAGCCTGTGATCACTTGCTCGAACGGCGAGGTGAAAGACTTCAACGTGCTGGTCCTGGATGCCATCAAGGGCTATCGGATCACGTTTGACTGGTACCCGACCAATGACAGCGTGGCGCCGGTGGAGCTGCGCTTGTTCATTCGCACCAATGACCGGACCTTGAGTGAAACCTGGTTGTACCAGTATTTCCCGCCGGCGCCGGAGAAGCGTAAGTACACCTGA